The Chitinophagaceae bacterium genome includes a window with the following:
- the metG gene encoding methionine--tRNA ligase: MEKKFDRYMVTAALIYANGPVHIGHLAGAYIPADIYVRYLRSQEKEVVFVSGTDEHGVPITIKARNENKTPQEVVDIYYEMIKKSFYEFGISFDIYARTSNPIHHRISEDFFMNLYKKDAFEEKVTEQYYDTVAKQFLADRYIVGTCPHCKNENAYGDQCEKCGSTLSPSDLLNPRSTLSGEKPILQKTKNWYLPLEKYQKSIEAYLESHKEWKINVFGQCKSWLTQGLQSRSMTRDLEWGVKVPLPDAEGKVLYVWFDAPIGYISATKELIPNDWEKYWKDTKTKLVHFIGKDNIVFHTIIFPAMLMEHGQYILPDNVPANEFMNLEGQKISTSRNWAVWLHEYLIDFKGKEDVLRYMLTANAPETKDSDFSWKDFQTKNNSELVGIFGNFVNRTLVLVHKYFEGVVPHTEKLQEKDTEVLLSLQKLISQIEESIENFKFRDALSFFMDIARLGNKYLAETEPWKLINTDEERVKTVLHVAVQITAVLQITSEPFIPKASFRISEMLAISPKKWIHLKNIPDLIKAGHIINPSSILFEKIEDETIEKQLQKLELSKKNNIYPTQNTFVTPIKPSIKYEEFEKMDIRIATVLECEKVPKSEKLLRFLLDTGLDKRTVVSGIAAYYNPSELIGKQVILLANLSPRKIMGIESRGMILSAEDQNKILTLIQPKIETTAGATIG; this comes from the coding sequence ATGGAAAAAAAATTTGACAGATATATGGTTACTGCGGCATTAATATATGCAAACGGACCAGTTCATATAGGACATTTAGCGGGTGCGTATATACCTGCAGATATATACGTTCGTTATTTACGTTCTCAGGAAAAAGAAGTTGTTTTTGTAAGTGGAACAGACGAGCATGGTGTTCCTATTACCATAAAAGCAAGGAATGAAAATAAAACTCCTCAGGAAGTAGTAGATATATATTATGAAATGATCAAAAAATCATTTTATGAATTTGGAATTTCTTTTGATATATATGCAAGAACGAGTAATCCTATTCACCATAGGATTTCGGAAGATTTTTTTATGAATCTTTATAAAAAAGATGCTTTTGAAGAAAAAGTAACAGAGCAATACTATGATACTGTTGCAAAGCAATTTTTGGCAGATAGATATATAGTGGGCACCTGCCCCCATTGTAAAAATGAGAACGCATACGGAGATCAATGTGAAAAATGTGGTTCTACCTTGAGTCCATCGGATTTATTGAATCCTCGTTCTACTCTTTCGGGTGAAAAACCTATTTTGCAGAAAACAAAAAATTGGTATCTCCCCTTAGAAAAATATCAAAAAAGCATAGAAGCATATTTAGAATCTCATAAAGAATGGAAAATAAATGTTTTTGGTCAGTGTAAAAGTTGGCTTACGCAAGGACTTCAATCTCGTTCTATGACTCGTGACCTAGAATGGGGAGTGAAAGTTCCTCTTCCTGATGCGGAAGGAAAAGTGCTTTACGTATGGTTTGATGCCCCCATAGGGTATATATCTGCTACAAAAGAACTTATTCCTAACGATTGGGAAAAATATTGGAAAGATACTAAAACCAAACTCGTACATTTTATAGGAAAAGACAATATCGTGTTCCATACTATTATTTTTCCTGCTATGCTTATGGAACATGGACAGTATATACTCCCTGATAATGTTCCTGCAAATGAATTTATGAATTTAGAAGGGCAAAAAATTAGCACCAGTAGAAATTGGGCGGTATGGCTTCATGAGTATCTCATAGATTTTAAAGGCAAAGAAGACGTGCTTCGCTATATGCTTACTGCAAATGCTCCCGAAACAAAAGATAGTGACTTTTCTTGGAAGGATTTTCAGACAAAAAATAATAGTGAGCTGGTGGGTATTTTTGGAAATTTTGTCAACAGAACGCTTGTATTAGTTCATAAATATTTTGAAGGGGTTGTTCCCCATACAGAAAAATTACAAGAAAAAGATACAGAAGTGCTCCTCTCCCTTCAAAAACTTATTTCACAAATAGAAGAATCCATAGAAAATTTTAAATTCAGAGATGCTCTTTCTTTTTTTATGGATATTGCTCGTTTAGGAAATAAATATTTAGCAGAAACAGAACCATGGAAACTTATAAATACAGACGAAGAAAGAGTAAAAACAGTTCTTCACGTAGCTGTTCAAATAACAGCGGTTTTACAGATAACATCGGAACCATTTATCCCAAAAGCATCTTTCAGAATATCAGAAATGCTTGCCATCTCCCCAAAAAAATGGATTCATCTAAAAAATATTCCTGATCTCATAAAAGCAGGACATATTATAAATCCATCTTCTATATTATTTGAAAAAATAGAAGATGAAACTATAGAAAAACAACTGCAAAAATTAGAACTTTCTAAAAAAAATAACATATATCCAACACAAAATACCTTTGTTACTCCAATAAAACCCAGTATAAAGTATGAAGAGTTTGAAAAAATGGATATACGAATTGCTACCGTTTTAGAATGCGAGAAGGTACCCAAGTCGGAAAAATTATTACGATTCTTATTAGATACAGGGTTAGATAAAAGAACAGTCGTAAGTGGAATAGCAGCATATTATAATCCATCCGAGCTTATAGGAAAGCAAGTAATACTATTGGCAAACCTATCCCCCAGAAAAATAATGGGGATAGAATCCCGTGGAATGATTTTATCTGCTGAAGACCAAAACAAAATTCTCACCCTTATACAACCAAAAATAGAAACAACCGCAGGGGCAACTATAGGATAA